The Enterobacter asburiae genome window below encodes:
- the ansA gene encoding asparaginase: MQKKSIYVAYTGGTIGMQRSENGYIPVSGHLQRQLALMPEFHRPEMPDFTIHEYEPLMDSSDMTPEDWQHIADDIKAHYDQYDGFVILHGTDTMAFTASALSFMLENLSKPVIVTGSQIPLAELRSDGQINLLNSLYVAANYPINEVSLFFNNRLYRGNRTTKAHADGFDAFASPNLQPLLEAGIHIRRLGTPPAPNTAGELIVHPITPQPIGVVTIYPGISADVVRNFLRQPVKALILRSYGVGNAPQNGEFLKELQEASERGIVVVNLTQCMSGKVNMGGYATGNALAHAGVISGFDMTVEATLTKLHYLLSQDLDIQSIRSAMMQNLRGELTPDE, translated from the coding sequence ATGCAGAAGAAATCGATTTATGTAGCCTACACTGGCGGTACCATCGGTATGCAGCGCTCTGAAAACGGCTATATCCCTGTCTCCGGCCACCTTCAGCGTCAGCTTGCGCTGATGCCAGAATTCCACCGTCCGGAAATGCCTGACTTCACCATCCATGAATACGAGCCGCTGATGGACTCCTCCGACATGACGCCGGAAGACTGGCAGCACATCGCGGATGACATTAAAGCCCATTACGACCAGTACGACGGCTTCGTGATCCTGCACGGCACCGACACCATGGCGTTTACCGCCTCGGCGCTCTCCTTCATGCTGGAGAACCTGAGCAAGCCGGTTATCGTCACCGGGTCGCAAATCCCGCTGGCGGAGCTGCGCTCAGACGGGCAGATCAACCTGCTGAACTCCCTGTACGTAGCGGCGAATTACCCGATCAACGAAGTGTCGCTGTTCTTTAATAACCGTCTGTATCGCGGCAACCGCACCACCAAAGCCCATGCCGACGGTTTTGACGCCTTCGCCTCCCCTAACCTGCAGCCGCTGCTGGAGGCCGGGATTCATATTCGTCGTCTGGGCACGCCGCCTGCGCCGAACACCGCCGGCGAGCTGATCGTGCATCCGATCACTCCGCAACCGATTGGCGTGGTCACTATCTACCCGGGTATCTCTGCTGACGTGGTGCGTAACTTCCTTCGCCAGCCGGTGAAAGCGCTGATTCTGCGCTCCTATGGCGTAGGTAATGCCCCGCAGAACGGCGAGTTCCTGAAAGAGCTCCAGGAAGCCAGCGAGCGCGGAATTGTGGTCGTGAACCTGACCCAGTGTATGTCCGGAAAGGTCAACATGGGCGGCTATGCCACCGGCAACGCGCTGGCGCATGCGGGAGTCATCAGCGGCTTCGATATGACCGTTGAGGCAACGCTGACTAAACTTCACTATTTACTGAGTCAGGATCTGGACATTCAGTCCATTCGCAGCGCGATGATGCAAAACCTGCGCGGCGAGCTGACCCCGGACGAATAA
- the msrB gene encoding peptide-methionine (R)-S-oxide reductase MsrB: MSNQRNPDDLKKNLTEMQFYVTQNHGTEPPFTGRLLHNKRDGVYHCLVCDAPLFNSQTKFDSGCGWPSFYEPVSDEAIRYLTDSSHGMVRTEIRCGNCDAHLGHVFPDGPQPTGERFCVNSASMSFTDDENGDQVKG, from the coding sequence ATGTCGAACCAACGTAACCCTGACGATTTGAAAAAAAACCTCACAGAAATGCAGTTTTACGTGACGCAGAATCACGGGACGGAACCGCCGTTCACCGGGCGTTTACTGCACAATAAGCGAGACGGCGTCTACCACTGTCTGGTCTGTGATGCCCCGCTGTTCAATTCACAAACGAAATTTGATTCTGGCTGCGGCTGGCCGAGTTTCTACGAGCCGGTGAGCGATGAGGCCATCCGCTACCTGACCGACTCGTCGCACGGCATGGTGCGCACGGAAATTCGCTGCGGCAACTGCGATGCGCACCTTGGGCACGTCTTCCCGGATGGCCCACAGCCTACGGGCGAGCGTTTCTGCGTAAACTCAGCCTCAATGAGCTTCACTGACGACGAAAACGGCGACCAGGTGAAGGGTTGA
- the sppA gene encoding signal peptide peptidase SppA: protein MRTLWRIIAGFFKWTWRLLNFVRNLVMNIFFIFLVLVCAGIWMHISNANQAQHSTRGALLLDITGVIVDKPSTSSRLSVIGRQLFGATSDRLQENSLFDIVDTIRKAKDDRNITGIVLDLKDFAGGDQPSMQYIGKALREFRDSGKPVIAVGDSYSQGQYYLASFANKIWLSPQGTVDLHGFATNGLYYKSLLDKLKVTTHVFRVGTYKSAVEPFIRDDMSPAAREADSRWIGELWQNYLGTVAANRQITPEQAFPGAQGVLDGLRKVDGDTAKYALDNKLVDALGTSAEIEKSLSKQFGWSKEDKNYSAISMYDYSTKKPDDSGDSVAVVFTNGAIMDGQETPGNVGGDTTASQIRDARLDPKVKAIVLRVNSPGGSVSASEVIRAELAAARAAGKPVVVSMGGMAASGGYWISTPANYIVANPSTLTGSIGIFGVINTVENSLDSLGVHTDGVATSPLADVSVTKSLPPEVSEMMQLSIENGYKRFITLVADSRKKTPEQIDLIAQGHVWTGQDAKSNGLVDSLGDFDDAVKKAAELAKLKQWHIEYYQDEPSFFDMVMDSMSGSVRAMLPEAMQAYLPAPVATAAKAMKAESDKLAAFNDPQSRYAFCLTCANVR from the coding sequence ATGCGAACCCTTTGGCGAATCATTGCCGGTTTCTTTAAATGGACGTGGAGACTGCTCAACTTCGTCCGCAACCTGGTGATGAACATCTTCTTCATCTTCCTGGTTCTGGTTTGCGCGGGCATCTGGATGCATATCAGCAATGCGAATCAGGCGCAGCATTCAACGCGCGGCGCGCTATTACTCGATATCACCGGCGTCATCGTTGATAAGCCGTCCACCAGCAGTCGCCTGAGCGTGATTGGTCGCCAGCTGTTTGGCGCAACCTCAGATCGTCTGCAGGAAAACTCCCTGTTCGATATCGTCGATACCATCCGCAAGGCAAAAGACGACCGGAACATCACCGGGATCGTACTGGATCTGAAAGATTTTGCCGGAGGCGATCAGCCTTCAATGCAGTACATCGGTAAAGCGCTGCGCGAATTCCGCGACAGCGGCAAGCCGGTGATTGCCGTGGGCGACAGCTACAGCCAGGGACAATATTATCTGGCGAGCTTTGCCAATAAAATCTGGCTCTCCCCGCAGGGGACGGTGGATCTGCACGGCTTTGCCACCAACGGCCTGTACTACAAATCCCTGCTCGACAAGCTGAAGGTCACCACCCACGTCTTCCGCGTCGGCACGTATAAATCAGCCGTCGAGCCGTTTATCCGCGACGATATGTCTCCTGCCGCCCGTGAAGCGGACAGCCGCTGGATTGGCGAGCTGTGGCAGAACTATCTGGGCACCGTTGCCGCTAACCGCCAGATTACGCCTGAGCAGGCGTTCCCGGGCGCGCAGGGCGTGCTGGATGGCCTGCGTAAGGTTGACGGTGATACCGCGAAATACGCGCTGGATAACAAACTGGTTGATGCCCTGGGCACCAGCGCCGAGATTGAAAAATCCCTGAGCAAGCAGTTTGGCTGGAGCAAAGAGGATAAAAATTACAGCGCCATCAGCATGTATGATTACTCGACGAAAAAACCGGATGACAGCGGTGACAGCGTCGCGGTGGTGTTTACCAACGGCGCCATCATGGACGGCCAGGAGACTCCGGGGAACGTGGGCGGCGATACTACCGCGTCACAAATCCGCGATGCTCGCCTGGATCCAAAAGTGAAAGCGATCGTCCTGCGGGTGAACAGCCCTGGCGGCAGCGTCAGCGCCTCCGAGGTGATCCGCGCTGAACTGGCCGCGGCGCGTGCCGCCGGCAAGCCGGTCGTCGTATCCATGGGTGGAATGGCCGCCTCCGGGGGGTACTGGATCTCAACGCCAGCCAACTACATCGTGGCCAACCCAAGCACGCTGACCGGTTCGATTGGCATCTTCGGGGTGATCAACACCGTGGAGAACAGCCTGGATTCTCTGGGCGTGCATACCGATGGCGTGGCCACCTCTCCGCTGGCGGATGTGTCGGTGACCAAATCCCTGCCGCCGGAAGTCTCTGAGATGATGCAGCTCAGCATTGAGAACGGCTATAAACGCTTTATCACCCTAGTCGCAGACTCGCGTAAAAAGACGCCTGAGCAGATCGACCTGATCGCACAGGGCCACGTCTGGACCGGCCAGGATGCGAAGAGCAACGGTCTGGTGGACAGCCTGGGCGACTTCGATGACGCGGTGAAGAAAGCCGCCGAGCTGGCGAAGCTCAAGCAGTGGCATATCGAGTATTACCAGGACGAGCCGTCGTTCTTCGATATGGTCATGGACAGTATGTCCGGCTCGGTACGCGCCATGCTGCCGGAGGCGATGCAGGCTTACCTGCCTGCGCCGGTCGCCACGGCAGCGAAAGCGATGAAGGCGGAAAGCGATAAGCTTGCGGCCTTTAACGATCCACAGAGTCGTTACGCGTTTTGCCTGACCTGCGCTAACGTCCGTTAA
- a CDS encoding NAD(P)H nitroreductase, protein MDALELLVNRRSASRLAEPAPAGEQLENILRAGMRAPDHGTLQPWHFFVIEGEGRDRFSQLLEQGAVAAGQDEKGIDKARNAPFRAPMIIAVVAKCQADHKVPVWEQEMSAGCAVMAMQMAAVAQGFNGIWRTGALTESPAVRDGFGCGEHDKIVGFLYLGTPQLKASSTISVPDTTPFVSRF, encoded by the coding sequence ATGGACGCACTCGAACTGCTTGTTAACCGCCGTAGCGCTTCCCGTCTGGCCGAACCTGCCCCGGCAGGCGAGCAGCTGGAGAACATTCTGCGTGCTGGCATGCGTGCCCCCGATCACGGCACGCTGCAGCCGTGGCACTTCTTTGTGATTGAAGGCGAAGGCCGCGATCGTTTCAGCCAGCTGCTGGAGCAGGGCGCGGTTGCCGCCGGGCAGGATGAGAAAGGTATCGACAAGGCGCGCAATGCCCCGTTCCGCGCCCCGATGATTATCGCCGTCGTGGCGAAATGCCAGGCTGACCATAAGGTGCCGGTCTGGGAACAGGAAATGTCCGCAGGCTGTGCGGTCATGGCGATGCAAATGGCCGCCGTCGCGCAGGGCTTTAACGGTATCTGGCGTACCGGTGCGCTGACCGAAAGCCCGGCGGTCCGTGACGGTTTTGGCTGCGGCGAGCATGACAAAATTGTCGGTTTCCTCTATCTCGGCACCCCGCAGCTTAAAGCCTCGAGCACCATCAGCGTGCCGGACACCACGCCTTTCGTCAGCCGTTTCTGA
- a CDS encoding D-hexose-6-phosphate mutarotase, translating into MINKIFALPVVEQLTPVLSRRQIDGADVIVVDHPRVKASVALNGAHLLSWKPEGEAEGLWLSDATSFKKGAAIRGGVPICWPWFGPSAQPGLPSHGFARNQQWTLKAHNEDDNGAVLTFELQANDETRALWPHDFTLYARFKLGKTCEIELEAHGEFETTSALHTYFNVGDISAVKVSGLGDTYIDKVDNAKEGKLSDGVQAFPDRTDRVYLHPEPCSVIHDGALNRGIEVVHHHHSDVVGWNPGPALSVSMADMTDDGYKTFVCVETARVTNPQKASEEKPSRLGQTIRIVKR; encoded by the coding sequence ATGATTAATAAAATTTTTGCACTTCCGGTAGTCGAACAACTTACCCCTGTGCTCTCCCGCCGTCAGATTGACGGTGCCGACGTTATCGTCGTTGACCATCCGCGCGTCAAAGCATCCGTGGCGCTGAACGGCGCTCACCTGCTCTCCTGGAAACCGGAAGGCGAAGCTGAAGGCTTATGGCTGAGCGATGCGACCTCCTTCAAAAAAGGGGCCGCAATCCGCGGTGGCGTACCGATCTGCTGGCCGTGGTTCGGCCCGTCCGCACAGCCGGGTTTGCCGTCTCACGGTTTTGCCCGCAACCAGCAGTGGACGCTGAAAGCGCATAACGAAGATGACAACGGCGCAGTGCTGACCTTTGAGCTGCAGGCTAATGATGAAACCCGCGCCCTCTGGCCGCACGATTTCACCCTGTATGCCCGCTTCAAGCTGGGTAAAACCTGTGAAATAGAACTGGAAGCTCACGGCGAGTTCGAAACCACCTCTGCCCTGCACACCTATTTCAACGTGGGTGATATCAGCGCAGTGAAGGTGAGCGGCCTGGGCGATACCTATATCGATAAAGTGGATAACGCGAAAGAAGGCAAACTGAGCGACGGCGTTCAGGCATTCCCTGACCGTACCGATCGCGTTTACCTGCACCCGGAACCGTGCAGCGTGATTCACGACGGCGCCCTGAACCGCGGCATTGAAGTGGTCCATCATCATCACAGCGACGTGGTGGGCTGGAACCCGGGTCCTGCGCTGTCCGTCAGCATGGCCGACATGACGGATGATGGATATAAAACGTTTGTCTGCGTGGAAACGGCTCGCGTGACCAACCCGCAGAAAGCGAGTGAAGAAAAACCGTCTCGTTTAGGGCAGACGATTCGGATTGTTAAGCGATAA
- the selD gene encoding selenide, water dikinase SelD, producing MSEQTIRLTQYSHGAGCGCKISPKVLETILHSEQAKFVDPNLLVGNETRDDAAVYDLGNGTSIISTTDFFMPIVDNPFDFGRIAATNAISDIFAMGGKPIMAIAILGWPINTIPPEVAREVIDGGRFACQQAGIALAGGHSIDTPEPIFGLAVTGVVPTERVKRNSTAQAGCKLFLTKPLGIGVLTTAEKKSLLKPEHKGLATEVMCQMNLAGAAFANIDGVKAMTDVTGFGLLGHLSEVCQGAGVQAQVWYQDVPKLPGVEEYIAQGAVPGGTQRNFASYGHLMGEMPEEWRNLLCDPQTSGGLLLAVTPESEAEVQATAAEFGITLTAIGELVTARGGRPMIEIR from the coding sequence ATGAGCGAGCAAACCATTCGTTTAACGCAGTACAGCCACGGAGCCGGTTGCGGTTGTAAAATTTCCCCGAAAGTGCTGGAGACCATCCTGCACAGTGAACAGGCGAAGTTTGTCGACCCGAACCTGCTTGTCGGCAACGAAACGCGTGACGATGCTGCAGTTTATGACTTAGGTAACGGCACCAGCATTATCAGTACTACCGACTTCTTTATGCCGATTGTCGACAACCCGTTCGACTTCGGGCGCATTGCGGCTACCAACGCCATCAGCGATATCTTCGCGATGGGCGGTAAGCCGATCATGGCGATTGCCATTCTGGGCTGGCCGATCAACACCATCCCGCCGGAAGTGGCCCGTGAAGTGATTGATGGCGGTCGTTTTGCCTGCCAGCAGGCGGGGATTGCGCTGGCCGGTGGTCACTCTATTGATACGCCCGAACCGATCTTCGGCCTGGCCGTTACCGGCGTGGTGCCGACCGAACGCGTGAAGCGCAACAGCACCGCCCAGGCGGGCTGCAAACTGTTCCTCACCAAACCTCTGGGCATTGGCGTGCTGACTACCGCCGAGAAAAAATCGCTGCTGAAACCGGAGCACAAAGGTCTGGCAACGGAAGTCATGTGCCAGATGAACCTCGCCGGTGCGGCGTTTGCCAATATCGACGGCGTAAAGGCGATGACCGACGTTACCGGTTTTGGCCTGCTGGGGCACCTTTCTGAAGTGTGTCAGGGCGCGGGCGTGCAGGCGCAGGTCTGGTATCAGGACGTGCCGAAGCTGCCGGGCGTGGAGGAGTATATTGCTCAGGGAGCGGTTCCGGGCGGTACCCAGCGCAACTTCGCCAGCTATGGTCACCTGATGGGCGAAATGCCCGAGGAGTGGCGCAACCTGCTGTGCGATCCGCAAACCTCCGGCGGCCTGCTGCTGGCGGTCACGCCGGAATCCGAAGCTGAGGTTCAGGCCACTGCCGCCGAGTTCGGCATCACCCTGACGGCGATCGGCGAGCTGGTGACCGCGCGCGGCGGCCGCCCGATGATCGAGATCCGTTAA
- a CDS encoding MipA/OmpV family protein has protein sequence MTKLKLLALGIFAATAVNTAQAESQWTVGAGVGVINSPYKQYDRDVYPVPVITYEGDNVWFRGLGGGYYLWNDKADKLSIMAYYDPTHFKPGDSDSHALRQLDKRKSTMMAGLSYVHNTEYGFLRTALAGDTLDNSNGFIWDLAWLYRYTNGGLTLTPGIGVQYNSENYNDYYYGVSKNESRRSGLKSYSADDGWDPYLELTASYNFLGDWSVYGTGRYERLSDEVKDSPMVDKSWAGIFSVGVSYKF, from the coding sequence GTGACCAAACTCAAACTTCTGGCATTAGGCATCTTTGCCGCGACCGCAGTGAACACCGCACAGGCGGAAAGTCAGTGGACGGTTGGCGCGGGTGTTGGCGTCATTAACAGCCCGTATAAACAGTATGACCGTGATGTTTATCCTGTTCCCGTTATCACCTATGAAGGCGACAACGTCTGGTTCCGCGGGCTCGGCGGCGGCTACTATCTCTGGAACGATAAGGCCGATAAGCTCTCCATCATGGCCTACTACGATCCAACGCACTTCAAGCCGGGTGACAGCGACAGCCATGCGCTTCGCCAGCTCGATAAGCGTAAAAGCACCATGATGGCCGGGCTCTCGTATGTACATAACACCGAGTATGGCTTCCTGCGCACGGCCCTGGCGGGTGACACGCTGGACAACAGCAACGGCTTTATCTGGGATCTGGCGTGGTTGTACCGCTACACCAACGGCGGGCTCACCCTGACGCCGGGTATCGGTGTGCAGTACAACAGCGAGAACTACAACGACTATTACTACGGCGTCTCTAAAAACGAGTCCCGCCGCAGTGGTCTGAAAAGCTACAGTGCAGATGACGGCTGGGATCCTTACCTGGAGCTGACCGCGAGCTACAACTTCCTCGGTGACTGGAGCGTGTACGGTACCGGCCGCTATGAGCGTCTGAGCGACGAAGTGAAGGATAGCCCGATGGTCGATAAGTCCTGGGCAGGCATCTTCTCTGTGGGTGTAAGCTACAAGTTCTGA
- a CDS encoding YeaC family protein: MISGMTPEIYQRLVTAVELGKWPDGVALTPEQKENSLQLVMLWQARNNTDAQHMTIDTQGQMVMKSKRELKEDFGITPKPIATMKMQ; encoded by the coding sequence ATGATTAGCGGCATGACGCCGGAAATTTATCAGCGTCTGGTGACCGCCGTAGAGCTGGGAAAATGGCCCGACGGCGTCGCGCTGACGCCGGAGCAAAAAGAGAACAGCCTGCAGCTGGTGATGCTGTGGCAGGCGCGCAATAACACCGACGCGCAGCACATGACTATCGACACCCAGGGCCAGATGGTGATGAAAAGCAAGCGCGAGCTGAAAGAAGACTTCGGCATTACGCCGAAGCCGATTGCGACGATGAAAATGCAATAA
- the pncA gene encoding bifunctional nicotinamidase/pyrazinamidase, giving the protein MKQRALLLVDLQNDFCAGGALAVAEGDSTVDVANTLIDWCKARGEAVVASQDWHPANHGSFASQHNVEPFTQGELDGLAQTFWPDHCVQQTEGAELHPLLNQKAIDAVFHKGENPAIDSYSAFFDNGHRQKTALDAWLRHHEITELVVLGLATDYCVKFTVLDALQLGYTVSVITDGCRGVNINPQDSAQAFMDMAAEGATLYTLEDWLETQA; this is encoded by the coding sequence ATGAAGCAACGCGCCCTGCTACTGGTCGATTTGCAAAATGATTTCTGCGCGGGCGGTGCGCTGGCCGTCGCCGAAGGTGACAGCACCGTTGACGTGGCAAACACGCTGATTGACTGGTGTAAAGCCCGCGGCGAAGCCGTTGTCGCAAGCCAGGACTGGCACCCGGCGAATCACGGCAGCTTTGCCAGCCAGCACAACGTTGAGCCGTTCACTCAGGGGGAACTCGATGGGCTGGCGCAAACCTTCTGGCCGGATCACTGCGTACAGCAGACGGAAGGCGCGGAACTGCATCCGCTTCTGAATCAGAAAGCCATCGACGCGGTGTTCCATAAAGGTGAAAACCCGGCTATCGACAGCTATAGCGCGTTTTTTGATAACGGGCATCGCCAGAAAACGGCGCTGGACGCGTGGTTACGTCATCACGAAATCACGGAGCTGGTCGTGCTGGGCCTGGCGACGGATTACTGCGTGAAGTTTACCGTGCTGGACGCGCTCCAGTTAGGTTATACCGTCAGCGTCATCACCGACGGCTGCCGCGGGGTGAACATTAACCCGCAGGACAGCGCTCAGGCGTTTATGGATATGGCTGCGGAAGGCGCAACGCTGTATACGCTCGAAGACTGGCTGGAAACGCAGGCGTAG
- the gapA gene encoding glyceraldehyde-3-phosphate dehydrogenase, whose protein sequence is MTIKVGINGFGRIGRIVFRAAQKRSDIEIVGINDLLDAEYMAYMLKYDSTHGRFDGTVEVKDGHLVVNGKTIRVTAEKDPANLKWNEIGVDVVAEATGIFLTDETARKHITAGAKKVVLTGPSKDNTPMFVRGANFETYAGQDIVSNASCTTNCLAPLAKVINDNFGIIEGLMTTVHATTATQKTVDGPSHKDWRGGRGAAQNIIPSSTGAAKAVGKVLPELNGKLTGMAFRVPTPNVSVVDLTVRLEKAASYEEIKKAIKAASEGAMKGVLGYTEDDVVSTDFNGEICTSVFDAKAGIALNDNFVKLVSWYDNETGYSNKVLDLIAHISK, encoded by the coding sequence ATGACTATCAAAGTAGGTATCAACGGTTTTGGCCGTATCGGCCGTATTGTTTTCCGTGCTGCTCAGAAACGTTCTGACATCGAAATCGTTGGTATCAACGATCTCCTGGACGCTGAATACATGGCGTACATGCTGAAGTACGACTCAACTCACGGTCGTTTCGACGGCACCGTTGAAGTGAAAGACGGCCACCTGGTTGTTAATGGCAAAACCATCCGCGTTACTGCTGAAAAAGACCCAGCTAACCTGAAATGGAACGAAATCGGTGTTGACGTTGTTGCTGAAGCAACCGGTATCTTCCTGACCGACGAAACTGCACGTAAACACATCACTGCGGGTGCGAAGAAAGTTGTTCTGACTGGTCCTTCCAAAGACAACACCCCAATGTTTGTTCGTGGTGCAAACTTCGAAACTTACGCTGGCCAGGATATCGTGTCTAACGCATCCTGCACCACCAACTGCCTGGCACCGCTGGCTAAAGTTATCAACGACAACTTCGGCATCATCGAAGGTCTGATGACTACCGTTCACGCAACCACCGCTACTCAGAAAACCGTTGATGGCCCGTCTCACAAAGACTGGCGCGGCGGCCGTGGCGCGGCTCAGAACATCATCCCATCTTCTACCGGTGCTGCTAAAGCTGTAGGTAAAGTACTGCCAGAACTGAATGGCAAACTGACTGGTATGGCGTTCCGCGTTCCAACTCCTAACGTATCCGTTGTTGACCTGACCGTTCGTCTGGAAAAAGCTGCTTCTTATGAAGAAATTAAGAAAGCAATCAAAGCTGCTTCCGAAGGCGCAATGAAAGGCGTTCTGGGCTACACCGAAGACGACGTTGTATCTACCGATTTCAACGGCGAAATCTGCACTTCCGTGTTCGATGCTAAAGCAGGTATCGCACTGAACGACAACTTCGTGAAACTGGTTTCCTGGTACGACAACGAAACCGGCTACTCTAACAAAGTACTGGACCTGATCGCTCACATCTCTAAATAA